From the genome of Peptoniphilus sp. ING2-D1G:
TGCATCATTAGCTTTAGCATTTAAATTTTTGTTTATATAATCATAAGTATATTTATCAAAATCCTTTGAGGCGTATTTTTCTTCTAAATTATCTATTAAAAAAGATACTACTCCGGAGTTTTCAGCATAATAAGATATATTACTATTACTAATCTGTTCAACCAGTTCTTTTTTTCTTGCAAGTAGAGCATCTTCTGAATAATTTAATAATTCCGTAATTTCTGAAATGCTTATGCTTTTATTCGAATAAATATCCATTTCGTTGATATCTGCTATAGCTTTAGACAGGTTGTTGTTTTTTATATCATCTTGTAAATTTTTTATGCTCAGTTTATTATTTACATTTTCCGTCGGCAAATTTTTATTTTTGTAATTTAAAGCGGCATTTACTTTTATTAAATCATCTTTTAGTCCGGAAGTGTCGTTCATTAAATTAATGCTTGCAATTTCAAATCCTACCGGAACCTTTTGTCCTTCACTTGCATTAAAAACACTAACACCGCTACCTTCGGCATAATAAATTTTTTCTTCAAAGATATTTATTCCCTTAATGTTTTTAGTTCTTAAGTAATTGGTATAGATGGGAAAAGTCGTTTTATAATTTTTATATAATCTACCTGTAATTGCCCTACTAACAAAAAATAGAATAATTATGCTGATGAAAACTATTATAAATTTTCTTCTATTTTTATTTGAACTTTTATAATCTTTCAATTTACCACCAGTCATGTTAAAAATATTTCTTCAATTTCTTCCTTGTATGTCCTTGTCATTAAATCATTAACAGCGACTTTTGGGTCTAAATTTTCATATATAACTTCATAAAGTTTTTCTGTTATCGGCATACTTATACTATGCTTTTTAGATAAGTAATATGCAGATTTCGTAGTTTTTATACCCTCTACTACTTGTCCAATTTGAGCATTTACATCTTTTACAGAAATTCCTTTGCCTATCAATATTCCAGCTCTTCTATTTCTTGAATGCATACTGGTACAAGTCACTATTAAATCTCCAATTCCGGCAAGGCCGTTAAATGTTTGAAGTCTTGCTCCGAGTTTAATTCCCAACTTAGATATTTCATATATGCCTCGTGTAGCTAATGCGGCCTTTGTATTATCTCCATATCCTAATCCGTCGCTCATTCCTGCAGCAAGAGCAATAATATTTTTTAGGGCACCACTTATCTCTACCCCTATTAAATCGTCATTTGTATAAACTCTAAAGTATTTAGAGACAAAAGCGTGCTGTATTTTTTTAGCGATTTCGTGATTTTTTGATGATACTGTTACTGCAGTCGGAATATTTTTCCCAACCTCCTCTGCATGAGAAGGACCCGATAATGCCACAAATACATTATTTGGAAGAATTTGTTCGCTTATTTCCGAAACTCTATACAAGGTCTCAACCTCGATTCCTTTTGCTAAATTAACAATTATCACATTCTCGTCGATTTCATGTTTTATTTGATTTAAAAGTCCCCTAATTGAATTTGTAGGAACACCTAATACAATAGCTTCGGCATTCTTTATGGCGTCGTAAATATTATATGTAGCTTTTAATCCTAAAAGATCTACACCTGGTAAATATTTAGAATTTTCATTGTTTGTGTTGACATCATTTACCACAGCTTCATCTCTAATATAAAATTCTACATCATGCTCATTGTATTTAAGAAGCTTAGCTATAGCTGTCCCCCAGCTTCCTCCACCAAGTACTGAAATTTTCATTTCTTTTTATCTCCTATTTTATTTTCATTTCCATTTAATAGTCTGTAAATATTTGAATTATGTCTAAATATTCCAAGAGATGTTATCATTATTAATATAGTATACTCCAAATCCGCATAAGTGTTAAATATTAAGGCAAATAATAAAAGGCTTATGAAAAAAAAGATTGAGCCAAGAGATACAATTTTGGATACTATAACAACTAAAATCCAAATCGCAACGGAAATCAAAGCCGTATAAAAATCATAGACAGCCATAGTTCCAAGTGTTGTAGCTACACCTTTCCCGCCTTTAAACTTCATATGAAAAGGGAAATCGTGCCCCAATATACAAAACAGAGCGCAAATAAGTAATTGATATTCTTTCAAAAGGAAAAATTTTTTAATTATAACCATAAGAACTAAGCCCTTAAAAAAGTCTATTATAAAAGTCAATACACCCCATTTTTTTCCGAAGGTTCTCATGGCATTTGTAGTTCCGGCATTTCCACTTCCAAAGTTTCTAATATCTTTTTTTAGAAAAATTATACCAATTAAATAAGATCCGGAAATCGAACCTATTAAATATGAAAATAATAGAGAAAAAATTAACTTCATTCACTTTCTCCTCTGTTTTTTAAATTAATAACGATTGGAACACCTTCAAAACCAAAATATTCTCTAATTTGATTTTCTATATAGCGGATATATGAGAAATGAAATAAATTTTTATCATTTACGGAAAGTGAAAATTGCGGCGGTCTTACAGCAACTTGTGTGCCATAATATAGCTTTCCCCTTTTACCCTTATCTGAAGGGGGCTGATTTGAAAGCACAGCCCTATTTAATATATCATTTAATACCCCTGTTTTAATTCTGTGATTATAGTTATTATTAACTGAAGATATCGTGTCGAGCAACTGAGTTATTCTCTGTGATTTCTTAGCAGATATAAAAATTATAGGAGCGTAATTGATAAAAGGAAGTTGGACTCTTATTTCTTTTTCAAAATTTTTAACAGTATCATTATCCTTCTCAATTAAGTCCCATTTATTTACAGCTACAATAATGCCCTTTTTGTTATCATGAGCATACCCTACTATTTTCGAGTCTTGTTCAGATACTCCTTCTGCAGCATCAATAACCAAAACACATACATTTGCCCTTTCTATAGATGTTAAAGTTCTTATAACCGAATATCTTTCTATACTTTCGTTTATTTTTTTCTTTTTTCTAAGTCCTGCAGTATCAATAAAGATAAAGTCTTCACCATTTCTGGAAAATTTTGAATCTATAGAATCCCTTGTAGTTCCGGGAATATTTGTAACTATAGATCTTGATTCACCTAAAATATTATTTATAATAGAAGATTTTCCAACATTGGGCTTTC
Proteins encoded in this window:
- a CDS encoding hypothetical protein (High confidence in function and specificity) is translated as MTGGKLKDYKSSNKNRRKFIIVFISIIILFFVSRAITGRLYKNYKTTFPIYTNYLRTKNIKGINIFEEKIYYAEGSGVSVFNASEGQKVPVGFEIASINLMNDTSGLKDDLIKVNAALNYKNKNLPTENVNNKLSIKNLQDDIKNNNLSKAIADINEMDIYSNKSISISEITELLNYSEDALLARKKELVEQISNSNISYYAENSGVVSFLIDNLEEKYASKDFDKYTYDYINKNLNAKANDAKTRVEINEPLFKLINNLNYYIAIPIKDLKNIGSPEEGDYLTFNSNLGAELKGKVIKINTSKNGNVVILYLNSQFDKIYRNRINDFSLILRDEKCFEIPNSAIIKRDNLFGVYVQEIHGLVRFMPIKVIRPLEHSSYISKGDKNSYISIDNKSYRTITINDSIILTPKQVDESEVLN
- the gpsA gene encoding Glycerol-3-phosphate dehydrogenase [NAD(P)+] (Glycerol-3-phosphate dehydrogenase (GPDH) is an enzyme that catalyzes the reversible redox conversion of dihydroxyacetone phosphate (aka glycerone phosphate, outdated) to sn-glycerol 3-phosphate; High confidence in function and specificity) → MKISVLGGGSWGTAIAKLLKYNEHDVEFYIRDEAVVNDVNTNNENSKYLPGVDLLGLKATYNIYDAIKNAEAIVLGVPTNSIRGLLNQIKHEIDENVIIVNLAKGIEVETLYRVSEISEQILPNNVFVALSGPSHAEEVGKNIPTAVTVSSKNHEIAKKIQHAFVSKYFRVYTNDDLIGVEISGALKNIIALAAGMSDGLGYGDNTKAALATRGIYEISKLGIKLGARLQTFNGLAGIGDLIVTCTSMHSRNRRAGILIGKGISVKDVNAQIGQVVEGIKTTKSAYYLSKKHSISMPITEKLYEVIYENLDPKVAVNDLMTRTYKEEIEEIFLT
- a CDS encoding glycerol 3-phosphate acyltransferase (Catalyzes the transfer of an acyl group from acyl-phosphate (acyl-PO4) to glycerol-3-phosphate (G3P) to form lysophosphatidic acid (LPA). This enzyme utilizes acyl-phosphate as fatty acyl donor, but not acyl-CoA or acyl-ACP; High confidence in function and specificity), with translation MKLIFSLLFSYLIGSISGSYLIGIIFLKKDIRNFGSGNAGTTNAMRTFGKKWGVLTFIIDFFKGLVLMVIIKKFFLLKEYQLLICALFCILGHDFPFHMKFKGGKGVATTLGTMAVYDFYTALISVAIWILVVIVSKIVSLGSIFFFISLLLFALIFNTYADLEYTILIMITSLGIFRHNSNIYRLLNGNENKIGDKKK
- the der gene encoding GTPase Der (GTPase that plays an essential role in the late steps of ribosome biogenesis; High confidence in function and specificity), encoding MKPNNPFDIIIIENHRKGDTVKKPIVSIIGTPNVGKSTLFNKIVGKKISITENEPGVTRDRIYADASWLNRNFLLIDTGGLDLKDDDIFKINIKEQVDLALDMSDVIIFLVDGVEGVSSTDVEAANYLRKSNKKIILAINKFDSKAASNNYYDFFELGLGNPIKISAEHGTGVGDLLEEVIEGFPVGNEDLYDDNIKVAFIGKPNVGKSSIINNILGESRSIVTNIPGTTRDSIDSKFSRNGEDFIFIDTAGLRKKKKINESIERYSVIRTLTSIERANVCVLVIDAAEGVSEQDSKIVGYAHDNKKGIIVAVNKWDLIEKDNDTVKNFEKEIRVQLPFINYAPIIFISAKKSQRITQLLDTISSVNNNYNHRIKTGVLNDILNRAVLSNQPPSDKGKRGKLYYGTQVAVRPPQFSLSVNDKNLFHFSYIRYIENQIREYFGFEGVPIVINLKNRGESE